A region of Streptomyces sp. WMMC500 DNA encodes the following proteins:
- a CDS encoding extracellular solute-binding protein produces the protein MRTWTRRSTTSALLAGTLVMGVLAGCATDASGPGKPDRKITVWSEESLTDRIAHTRKVIDRFEDESGVEVELVGVDENQLPQLIMSAAAAGDLPDVIGAVPLGQAWQMYSNELLDTRIPAEVVDRLGEDTFDANGLRLTADGGTRLGVPSDAWVQIVAYRQDLFREAGLDVPDDYASLLKAAETLDVRGRDGISVATDPADVFTQQSFEDLALANGCDLVDDAGDIGLDSKACRTAFGAYDALARQYGPPGLQTVDTTRATYFAGQSSMIIWSSFLLDELAGLRNDALPSCGPCKDDPGFLASNSGIVTSLKGPGGTEPAQFGEITSWLATRTAETEASTEFIEYMMSAGYEDWFGMAPEGKIPVRTGTPEQPGRYVDAWRASDMGVDTRKSMEEVFSPELLDQLVAGVGDMKRWGIDQGEGALVGATNGELPVAKAVGAMTSGQTSPEEAAREAYEEVDALKTSLE, from the coding sequence ATGCGCACGTGGACCCGGCGGTCGACGACCTCGGCCCTGCTCGCGGGCACCCTCGTCATGGGTGTGCTCGCCGGCTGCGCCACCGACGCCTCCGGCCCGGGCAAGCCCGACCGGAAGATCACCGTGTGGTCGGAGGAGAGCCTGACCGACCGCATCGCCCACACCCGGAAGGTCATCGACCGCTTCGAGGACGAAAGCGGCGTCGAGGTCGAGCTGGTCGGCGTGGACGAGAACCAGCTCCCGCAGCTCATCATGTCGGCCGCCGCCGCCGGCGACCTGCCGGACGTGATCGGCGCCGTACCGCTCGGCCAGGCCTGGCAGATGTACAGCAACGAGCTGCTGGACACCCGCATCCCCGCCGAGGTGGTCGACCGCCTCGGCGAGGACACCTTCGACGCCAACGGGCTGCGCCTGACAGCCGACGGCGGCACCCGGCTCGGGGTGCCCTCCGACGCCTGGGTGCAGATCGTCGCGTACCGGCAGGACCTGTTCCGCGAGGCCGGACTGGACGTACCCGACGACTACGCGAGCCTGCTCAAGGCCGCCGAGACGCTGGACGTCAGGGGCCGCGACGGCATCTCCGTCGCCACCGACCCCGCCGACGTCTTCACCCAGCAGAGCTTCGAGGACCTGGCCCTCGCCAACGGCTGCGACCTCGTCGACGACGCCGGCGACATCGGCCTGGACTCGAAGGCGTGCCGCACCGCCTTCGGGGCGTACGACGCCCTCGCCCGGCAGTACGGCCCGCCCGGGCTGCAGACCGTCGACACCACCCGCGCCACCTACTTCGCCGGCCAGTCCAGCATGATCATCTGGTCCTCCTTCCTGCTGGACGAGCTGGCCGGGCTGCGCAACGACGCCCTGCCGAGCTGCGGCCCGTGCAAGGACGACCCCGGGTTCCTGGCCTCGAACAGCGGCATCGTCACCTCGCTGAAGGGCCCGGGCGGCACGGAGCCCGCCCAGTTCGGCGAGATCACCTCGTGGCTGGCCACCAGGACCGCCGAGACCGAGGCGTCGACCGAGTTCATCGAGTACATGATGAGCGCCGGCTACGAGGACTGGTTCGGCATGGCGCCCGAGGGCAAGATCCCGGTCCGTACCGGCACCCCCGAGCAGCCCGGCCGCTACGTCGACGCCTGGCGCGCCAGCGACATGGGCGTCGACACCAGGAAGTCCATGGAGGAGGTCTTCTCCCCCGAACTGCTCGACCAACTCGTCGCCGGCGTCGGGGACATGAAGCGGTGGGGCATCGACCAGGGCGAGGGCGCGCTCGTCGGCGCCACCAACGGCGAACTGCCCGTCGCCAAGGCCGTCGGCGCCATGACCTCGGGACAGACGAGTCCCGAGGAGGCCGCGCGCGAGGCGTACGAGGAAGTCGACGCGCTGAAGACCTCCCTTGAGTAA
- a CDS encoding zinc-binding alcohol dehydrogenase yields MERVVQFTAPRQVEVAEHESAPLPPGHLRVRTRYSGISAGTELTAYRGTNPYLTRSWDPGARLFREDAAGLSYPVAGWGYSEVGEVTEVSPELAGTPGLPVVGDLVWGIWGHRSEGVVPAERMAGHTLPAGLDPLAGSFARVGAIAYNAVLAAGIHVGEDVAVFGQGVIGLLATRLAALNGGTVTAVDALDARLDRAREHGAARTLNARTDAVAEEIRAAAGGRGADVAIEISGAYAALHEAVRSVVVDGRVVAAGFYQGDAVGLRLGDEFHHNRVRLVCSQIGGVPPELAGRWDQQRLQQTFLRLVAEGRVEVLPLVSHVVPAEAAAEAYALLDERPEAALQVVLEF; encoded by the coding sequence GTGGAACGCGTCGTCCAGTTCACCGCCCCCCGCCAGGTCGAGGTCGCCGAGCACGAGAGCGCCCCGCTGCCGCCCGGCCACCTGCGGGTCCGTACCCGGTACTCGGGCATCTCCGCCGGTACCGAACTCACCGCCTACCGGGGTACGAACCCCTATCTGACCCGCTCCTGGGACCCCGGCGCCCGGCTGTTCCGCGAGGACGCGGCGGGGCTTTCGTATCCGGTCGCCGGCTGGGGCTACTCCGAGGTCGGCGAGGTCACCGAGGTCTCCCCCGAACTGGCCGGCACCCCCGGCCTGCCCGTGGTGGGCGACCTGGTCTGGGGCATCTGGGGCCACCGCAGCGAGGGCGTCGTCCCCGCCGAGCGGATGGCCGGGCACACGCTGCCCGCCGGGCTCGACCCGCTCGCCGGGTCGTTCGCCCGGGTCGGGGCGATCGCCTACAACGCGGTCCTCGCCGCCGGCATCCACGTCGGCGAGGACGTCGCCGTCTTCGGGCAGGGCGTCATCGGGCTGCTCGCCACCCGGCTCGCCGCGCTGAACGGCGGCACGGTCACCGCCGTGGACGCCCTCGACGCCCGGCTGGACCGGGCCCGGGAGCACGGCGCGGCCCGTACGCTGAACGCCCGCACCGACGCGGTCGCCGAGGAGATCCGCGCGGCGGCCGGCGGCCGGGGCGCCGACGTCGCGATCGAGATCAGCGGCGCGTACGCGGCACTGCACGAGGCGGTGCGCTCCGTCGTCGTCGACGGCCGGGTGGTGGCCGCCGGCTTCTACCAGGGCGACGCGGTCGGGCTGCGGCTCGGCGACGAGTTCCACCACAACCGGGTCCGGCTCGTCTGCTCCCAGATCGGCGGCGTCCCGCCGGAGCTGGCCGGGCGGTGGGACCAGCAGCGGCTCCAGCAGACCTTCCTGCGGCTCGTCGCCGAGGGCCGGGTCGAGGTGCTGCCGCTGGTCAGCCACGTGGTGCCGGCGGAGGCGGCGGCGGAGGCGTACGCCCTGCTCGACGAGCGGCCGGAAGCCGCCCTCCAGGTCGTCCTGGAGTTCTGA
- a CDS encoding sugar phosphate isomerase/epimerase family protein, with translation MFSLAAQEQLLPGDTLQQKWEFAQAAGYDGIELRAQGDLRFRARLPELKRALADGVVMPTVCVEMLHFFGAFDEGQRRDAVAQMKSQLSVIAEIGGVGAQTPASYGMFSRRLPPFTPPRDEAGDRAVLLDGLAELGEHARREGVTLFLEPLNRYEDHMVNRLEQATELIRATGLDSVRIGIDSYHMNIEEADPSAAILDNAPWIGHAQVSDSNRFQPGAGHLDWPAWLGALRAAGYTGWLAAECRLTGDPAAAVAAVPGFLRRAGA, from the coding sequence ATGTTCTCCCTCGCGGCCCAGGAACAACTGCTGCCCGGCGACACCCTCCAGCAGAAGTGGGAGTTCGCGCAGGCCGCCGGTTACGACGGCATCGAGCTGCGCGCCCAGGGCGACCTGCGCTTCCGCGCCCGGCTGCCCGAGCTGAAGCGGGCGCTCGCCGACGGCGTCGTCATGCCCACCGTCTGCGTCGAGATGCTCCACTTCTTCGGCGCCTTCGACGAGGGGCAGCGCCGCGACGCGGTGGCCCAGATGAAGTCCCAGCTCTCCGTGATCGCCGAGATCGGCGGCGTCGGCGCCCAGACCCCCGCGTCGTACGGGATGTTCTCCCGCCGGCTGCCGCCCTTCACCCCGCCGCGCGACGAGGCGGGCGACCGCGCCGTGCTGCTCGACGGGCTGGCCGAACTGGGCGAGCATGCACGCCGCGAGGGCGTCACGCTCTTCCTGGAACCGCTGAACCGCTACGAGGACCACATGGTCAACCGGCTGGAACAGGCCACCGAACTCATCCGCGCCACCGGCCTGGACAGCGTGCGGATCGGCATCGACAGCTACCACATGAACATCGAGGAGGCCGACCCGTCCGCGGCCATCCTCGACAACGCGCCCTGGATCGGCCACGCGCAGGTCTCCGACTCCAACCGCTTCCAGCCCGGCGCCGGCCACCTCGACTGGCCCGCCTGGCTCGGCGCGCTCCGGGCCGCCGGCTACACCGGCTGGCTCGCCGCCGAGTGCCGGCTGACCGGCGACCCGGCGGCGGCCGTCGCCGCCGTGCCGGGGTTCCTGCGCAGGGCCGGCGCATGA
- a CDS encoding glycogen debranching N-terminal domain-containing protein — translation MSGDGRVLLARDGTFAALTRGGGVTGRRGTSPDGLFRRDTRHLSRWRLTVDGAEPAVLVPARDGELPAACVLTPPGARDAPAPYTVFREQAVASGVLLERLRLVSNRPEAVTARLELLADADFADQFELRSDGRTYARPADTSRDERELPDGVEFTYRRGEGWLSRTTVRCAPPPDEVTSVPEKDAAEGHRADGDGGRSGGCAGGDAGRAGRDPGGPRREVHPKRGAGPGAGTARRLAWTLALPPHGTAELTLRVEARPHGAPDVAAPASPAQAAAELRAGIAAFTNPPAGPAPATGPGTAAPEHDRLAGPAASGGSGPGGATSAPHHATAGHPAGTHTPGSAGPAPGAGAPEHDRAGGTPAIATGTAHATPDHPTRTGAPGDAALSPAERAALARACAQGLADLALLRVPAAGPRGEALAVPGAGIPWFLTVFGRDSVLTSLFALPYRPALARDTLLALAAIQGTRHDAFSAEQPGRIAHEVRHGELAAFRQVPYGRYYGSVDVTPLFLVLLQAYAETTADTGLAARLEPQARAAVGWMLGDGGLGERGWLVYTPDPGGLVNQNWKDSAGAICFADGSPAEGPVAVAEAQGYAYDALVRTARLARGVWGDAPYADRLDAVAAELRDRFHRDFWLPDEDFPALALDGRGRRVDALASDAGHLLWSGILDGPRGARTGRRLLAGDFFSGWAVRTLAAGQLPYHPLSYHRGSCWPHDNAVIALGLARYGLGAEVRTLTRGLLATAQAHGWRLPEVLAGYGRSDHPAPVPYPHACSPQAWAAATPLALLTAVSGGGGT, via the coding sequence ATGAGCGGCGACGGGCGGGTACTGCTCGCGCGGGACGGTACGTTCGCCGCGCTCACCCGCGGCGGCGGCGTGACGGGCCGCCGCGGCACCTCACCGGACGGGCTGTTCCGCCGCGACACCCGGCATCTGAGCCGCTGGCGCCTGACGGTCGACGGCGCGGAACCGGCGGTCCTGGTGCCGGCCCGCGACGGCGAACTCCCGGCCGCCTGCGTCCTCACCCCGCCGGGCGCCCGCGACGCCCCGGCGCCGTACACGGTCTTCCGCGAGCAGGCCGTCGCCTCGGGGGTGCTGCTGGAGCGGCTGCGTCTGGTCAGCAACCGCCCGGAAGCGGTGACGGCCCGGCTGGAGCTGCTGGCGGACGCGGACTTCGCGGACCAGTTCGAGCTGCGCTCGGACGGCCGCACGTACGCCCGCCCGGCGGACACGTCCCGGGACGAACGGGAGCTGCCGGACGGCGTGGAGTTCACGTACCGCCGCGGGGAGGGATGGCTGTCTCGTACGACGGTGAGATGCGCGCCGCCGCCGGACGAGGTGACCTCAGTGCCGGAGAAGGACGCGGCGGAGGGGCATCGGGCGGACGGGGACGGAGGCCGGTCCGGCGGCTGTGCGGGCGGAGACGCGGGCCGGGCGGGCAGAGACCCGGGTGGGCCGCGCAGGGAGGTACACCCGAAGCGAGGCGCGGGTCCCGGCGCCGGCACGGCCCGGCGGCTGGCGTGGACGCTGGCCCTCCCCCCGCACGGCACCGCGGAGCTGACCCTGCGCGTCGAGGCCCGGCCGCACGGTGCGCCGGACGTCGCGGCCCCCGCGTCCCCGGCACAGGCCGCCGCGGAACTCCGCGCCGGCATCGCGGCGTTCACGAACCCGCCGGCCGGGCCCGCGCCGGCCACGGGACCCGGGACAGCCGCCCCGGAACACGACCGCCTTGCCGGGCCGGCCGCCTCCGGCGGTTCCGGGCCGGGCGGCGCGACCAGCGCGCCCCACCACGCCACCGCCGGGCACCCGGCAGGTACCCACACCCCCGGGAGCGCCGGACCGGCCCCGGGTGCGGGCGCGCCGGAACACGACCGCGCCGGCGGCACGCCCGCCATCGCCACCGGCACCGCGCACGCCACCCCCGACCACCCCACCCGCACGGGCGCCCCGGGCGACGCCGCCCTCTCCCCCGCCGAGCGCGCCGCGCTCGCGCGCGCCTGCGCGCAGGGCCTCGCCGATCTCGCCCTGCTGCGGGTGCCCGCCGCCGGACCGCGCGGGGAAGCGCTCGCCGTGCCCGGGGCCGGAATTCCGTGGTTCCTCACGGTCTTCGGCCGGGACTCCGTGCTGACCTCCCTCTTCGCGCTGCCCTATCGCCCCGCCCTCGCCCGCGACACCCTCCTCGCGCTCGCCGCCATCCAGGGCACCCGCCACGACGCGTTCTCCGCCGAGCAGCCCGGCCGGATCGCGCACGAGGTACGCCACGGCGAGCTGGCCGCCTTCCGGCAGGTTCCGTACGGGCGTTACTACGGCTCCGTCGACGTCACCCCCCTCTTCCTCGTCCTGCTCCAGGCGTACGCCGAGACCACCGCCGACACCGGGCTCGCCGCGCGGCTGGAGCCGCAGGCGCGGGCCGCCGTGGGGTGGATGCTCGGCGACGGCGGGCTGGGGGAACGCGGCTGGCTGGTCTACACGCCCGACCCCGGCGGGCTGGTCAACCAGAACTGGAAGGACTCCGCGGGCGCCATCTGCTTCGCGGACGGCTCTCCCGCCGAGGGCCCCGTCGCCGTCGCCGAGGCGCAGGGCTACGCCTACGACGCCCTCGTACGCACCGCGCGGCTCGCCCGCGGCGTCTGGGGGGACGCCCCGTACGCCGACCGTCTCGACGCCGTCGCCGCCGAGTTGCGCGACCGCTTCCACCGCGACTTCTGGCTGCCCGACGAGGACTTCCCGGCGCTGGCGCTGGACGGCCGCGGGCGGCGGGTGGACGCGCTCGCCTCGGACGCCGGCCACCTGTTGTGGTCCGGGATCCTCGACGGGCCGCGCGGCGCGCGCACCGGGCGGCGGCTGCTGGCCGGCGACTTCTTCTCGGGCTGGGCGGTGCGGACGCTCGCGGCCGGTCAACTGCCGTACCACCCGCTGTCGTACCATCGCGGGAGCTGCTGGCCGCACGACAACGCCGTCATCGCCCTCGGCCTGGCCCGCTACGGACTCGGCGCCGAGGTCCGCACGCTGACCCGGGGGCTGCTGGCCACCGCGCAGGCGCACGGCTGGCGGCTGCCGGAGGTGCTGGCCGGTTACGGACGCAGCGACCACCCGGCACCCGTACCGTATCCACACGCCTGCTCCCCGCAGGCGTGGGCGGCGGCCACGCCACTGGCGCTGCTCACCGCAGTCTCCGGGGGCGGCGGAACCTGA
- the nhaA gene encoding Na+/H+ antiporter NhaA, producing the protein MSQPDAAQDASRTTGAGPTSSARWTFIRTESGSATFLVCAAVTALVWANAAPGSYADFWRTHLSVELGDRSLGMDLREWVNTGLMTLFFLVVGLEARREFDMGELRERRRITLPMAAGVAGMLVPVLIYLAINAGESSASGWGVAMSTDTAFALGILALLGKRFPRRLYTFVLTLTVVDDFVALAVIAIVYSDSLTWPALLAGAVFFAAILVLRAAGSRRGPVYALLGIAMWVAVVESGIDPVVVGLLIGLATNAYPAPRSELERASGLFRSFREQPTSELEREARQGIASAISPNERLQRIYHPWSSYLIVPLFALANTGIQLDGELLSRAFTSPLTLGVLVAYVLGKPVGIVGATALTTWLSRGRTHPPVGWAAVAGGGTIAGVGFTVALLIATKAFDGEQLAMAKIGILAAVVCSGVVTACVAFAVARLPKQRRIRALMGTAPVVVDLAVPVDHERDHIRGPLAAPVTVVEYGDFECPYCGMAEPVVRDLLADFGDVRYVWRHLPLTDVHPSAQLAAEAAEAAAEQDAFWEMHDRLLAGQDRLTPRDLVEHAADLGLDVERFSRSLHGGSGAGRVDEDTESADLSGVAGTPTFFVNGRRHHGAYDIDSLSAAVRAARARAMLEEEEAEG; encoded by the coding sequence ATGTCGCAGCCGGACGCCGCGCAGGACGCCAGCCGGACGACCGGCGCCGGCCCGACCTCCTCGGCCCGGTGGACGTTCATCCGCACGGAGAGCGGCAGCGCCACCTTCCTCGTCTGCGCCGCCGTCACCGCCCTCGTCTGGGCGAACGCCGCCCCCGGCAGCTACGCCGACTTCTGGCGCACCCACCTGTCCGTCGAACTGGGCGACCGCAGCCTCGGCATGGATCTGCGCGAGTGGGTCAACACCGGGTTGATGACTCTGTTCTTCCTGGTCGTCGGGCTGGAGGCGCGGCGCGAGTTCGACATGGGGGAGCTGCGGGAACGGCGCCGGATCACGCTGCCGATGGCCGCCGGCGTCGCCGGGATGCTCGTACCGGTGCTCATCTACCTCGCCATCAACGCCGGCGAGTCCTCCGCCTCCGGCTGGGGTGTGGCGATGTCCACCGACACCGCCTTCGCGCTCGGGATCCTGGCCCTGCTCGGCAAGCGGTTCCCGCGGCGGCTGTACACCTTCGTCCTCACCCTCACCGTCGTCGACGACTTCGTCGCCCTGGCGGTCATCGCCATCGTCTACAGCGACTCCCTGACGTGGCCCGCACTGCTCGCCGGCGCCGTGTTCTTCGCGGCGATCCTGGTCCTGCGCGCCGCCGGCAGCCGGCGGGGCCCCGTCTACGCGCTGCTCGGAATCGCGATGTGGGTCGCCGTCGTGGAGTCCGGCATCGACCCGGTCGTCGTCGGGCTGCTCATCGGGCTGGCCACGAACGCCTACCCCGCGCCGCGCAGCGAGCTGGAGCGGGCCAGCGGGCTGTTCCGCTCGTTCCGGGAGCAGCCCACCTCGGAGCTGGAGCGGGAGGCGCGGCAGGGCATCGCCTCGGCGATCTCCCCGAACGAGCGGCTGCAGCGGATCTACCACCCGTGGAGCAGCTATCTGATCGTGCCGCTGTTCGCCCTGGCCAACACCGGCATACAGCTCGACGGCGAGCTGCTGTCGCGGGCGTTCACCTCGCCCCTGACGCTGGGCGTCCTGGTGGCGTACGTGCTGGGCAAGCCGGTGGGCATCGTCGGGGCCACCGCGCTGACGACGTGGCTGAGCCGCGGCCGGACGCACCCGCCGGTCGGCTGGGCCGCGGTCGCCGGTGGGGGCACCATCGCCGGCGTCGGGTTCACCGTCGCGCTGCTGATCGCCACGAAGGCGTTCGACGGTGAGCAGCTCGCGATGGCGAAGATCGGGATCCTCGCCGCCGTCGTCTGCTCGGGCGTCGTGACCGCGTGCGTCGCCTTCGCCGTCGCCCGGCTGCCGAAGCAGCGGCGCATCCGCGCGCTCATGGGCACCGCGCCCGTCGTCGTGGACCTCGCCGTACCCGTGGACCACGAGCGCGACCACATCCGCGGCCCGCTGGCGGCCCCCGTCACGGTCGTCGAGTACGGCGACTTCGAGTGCCCGTACTGCGGCATGGCCGAGCCCGTCGTACGCGACCTCCTCGCCGACTTCGGCGACGTCCGCTACGTCTGGCGGCACCTGCCGCTCACCGACGTGCACCCGAGCGCCCAGCTCGCCGCCGAGGCGGCGGAGGCGGCGGCCGAGCAGGACGCGTTCTGGGAGATGCACGACCGGCTGCTCGCCGGCCAGGACCGGCTGACGCCGCGGGATCTGGTGGAGCACGCGGCGGACCTGGGCCTCGACGTCGAGCGCTTCAGCCGGTCGCTGCACGGCGGCAGCGGCGCGGGCCGGGTCGACGAGGACACGGAGTCCGCGGACCTCAGCGGGGTCGCGGGCACGCCGACGTTCTTCGTCAACGGACGCCGCCACCACGGCGCGTACGACATCGACAGCCTGTCGGCCGCGGTGCGGGCGGCGCGGGCGCGGGCGATGCTCGAAGAGGAGGAAGCGGAGGGGTGA
- the glpK gene encoding glycerol kinase GlpK: protein MTDDDSAPSPQRPGPFIAAIDQGTTSSRCIVFDTDGRIVSVDQKEHEQIFPRPGWVEHNANEIWRNVQQVVDGAVTKAGITSADVKAIGITNQRETTLLWDKNTGEPVANAIVWQDTRTAELCRQLGGSQGQDRFRAATGLPLASYFAGPKIRWLLDNTPGLLARAQAGDILFGTMDSWVIWNLTGGPGRGVHVTDVTNASRTMLMNLETLDWDADICQAMGVPQAVLPEIRSSAEVYGRAASGTLTGIAVASALGDQQAALFGQTCFDQGEAKSTYGTGTFLLMNTAGEPVHSENGLVTTVGYRIGTQPAVYALEGSIAITGALVQWMRDQMGIISTAAEIETLALSVEDNGGAYFVPAFSGLFAPYWRDDARGVIAGLTRYVTKAHLARAVLEATAWQTREIVDAMTKDSGVELSSLKVDGGMTANNLLMQTLADVLDAPVVRPLVAETTCLGAAYAAGLAVGYWPDTDALRANWRRAAEWTPRMDEATRNREYNDWLKAVQRTMGWIEDKE, encoded by the coding sequence GTGACCGACGATGACAGCGCCCCCTCCCCGCAGCGCCCCGGCCCGTTCATTGCGGCTATCGATCAGGGGACGACTTCGAGCCGGTGCATCGTGTTCGACACCGATGGCCGGATCGTGTCGGTGGACCAGAAGGAACACGAGCAGATCTTTCCCAGGCCCGGCTGGGTGGAGCACAACGCCAACGAGATCTGGCGCAACGTCCAGCAGGTCGTCGACGGTGCCGTCACCAAGGCCGGGATCACCTCGGCGGATGTGAAGGCCATCGGGATCACCAACCAGCGTGAGACCACCCTGCTGTGGGACAAGAACACCGGGGAGCCGGTCGCCAACGCGATCGTCTGGCAGGACACCCGTACCGCGGAGCTGTGCCGTCAGCTCGGCGGCAGCCAGGGCCAGGACCGCTTCCGCGCCGCGACCGGTCTGCCGCTGGCGTCGTACTTTGCGGGGCCGAAGATCCGGTGGTTGCTGGACAACACGCCCGGGCTGCTGGCCCGTGCCCAGGCCGGTGACATCCTCTTCGGCACGATGGACTCCTGGGTGATCTGGAACCTCACCGGGGGTCCGGGCCGGGGGGTGCATGTCACGGATGTCACCAACGCCTCGCGCACGATGCTGATGAATCTGGAAACCCTGGACTGGGATGCGGATATCTGCCAGGCCATGGGGGTGCCGCAGGCGGTGTTGCCGGAGATCCGGTCTTCGGCGGAGGTCTACGGGCGGGCTGCTTCGGGGACGTTGACGGGGATTGCGGTCGCCTCCGCACTGGGCGATCAGCAGGCCGCGTTGTTCGGGCAGACGTGTTTCGATCAGGGGGAGGCGAAGTCGACCTACGGGACCGGCACGTTCTTGTTGATGAACACCGCGGGTGAGCCGGTGCACTCGGAGAACGGGCTGGTGACCACCGTCGGCTACCGGATCGGTACCCAGCCGGCGGTGTACGCGCTGGAGGGGTCGATCGCGATCACGGGTGCGCTGGTGCAGTGGATGCGTGATCAGATGGGCATCATCTCCACCGCCGCGGAGATCGAGACTCTGGCGTTGAGTGTGGAGGACAACGGCGGGGCGTATTTCGTGCCGGCGTTTTCGGGGTTGTTCGCTCCGTACTGGCGTGATGATGCGCGTGGGGTGATCGCGGGGCTGACGCGGTATGTGACCAAGGCGCATCTGGCGCGGGCGGTGCTGGAGGCCACCGCGTGGCAGACCCGGGAGATCGTCGATGCGATGACCAAGGACTCGGGTGTCGAGCTGAGCAGTTTGAAGGTCGATGGTGGTATGACGGCCAACAATCTGTTGATGCAGACCCTGGCGGATGTGCTGGACGCGCCGGTGGTGCGTCCGCTGGTCGCCGAGACCACCTGTCTGGGTGCCGCCTACGCCGCGGGTCTGGCGGTCGGTTACTGGCCCGACACCGACGCCCTGCGCGCCAACTGGCGCCGCGCCGCGGAATGGACCCCCCGCATGGACGAAGCCACCCGCAACCGCGAGTACAACGACTGGCTCAAAGCAGTCCAACGCACCATGGGCTGGATCGAGGACAAGGAGTAG
- a CDS encoding IclR family transcriptional regulator: MPGPVQSVERAAAILHLLARGSGRLGVSELAASLGLAKGTVHGLLRTLRQVGFVEQDHDTGKYRIGGALLDLRSGHVDANELRSRALNWADGLAARSREAVRIGVPADGRVLVVHHVFRPGDPRQTLDVSARLPAHATALGKVLLAYDVNAAAALGATPPAAYTPRTLTAPAVILAELRRIREAGWAGEHGERRLQEAGIAAPLRGAGGLVVGALGISGPAERLCEPSGTPRQDLVGLVLGTARSVSRDLSASRR; this comes from the coding sequence GTGCCAGGTCCGGTTCAGTCGGTTGAACGCGCGGCGGCGATACTGCACCTGCTGGCGCGCGGTTCCGGCCGCCTCGGGGTCAGCGAACTGGCCGCGTCCCTGGGCCTGGCGAAGGGCACGGTACACGGGCTGCTGCGGACGCTGCGGCAGGTGGGGTTCGTCGAGCAGGACCACGACACCGGCAAGTACCGGATCGGCGGCGCGCTCCTCGACCTCCGCTCCGGCCACGTCGACGCCAACGAGCTGCGCTCCCGGGCCCTCAACTGGGCCGACGGGCTGGCCGCCAGAAGCCGCGAGGCCGTGCGCATCGGCGTCCCGGCCGACGGGCGGGTCCTCGTCGTCCACCACGTCTTCCGGCCCGGGGACCCGCGGCAGACCCTCGACGTGTCCGCCAGACTGCCGGCGCACGCGACCGCGCTGGGCAAGGTGCTGCTCGCGTACGACGTGAACGCCGCGGCGGCGCTGGGCGCCACACCCCCGGCCGCGTACACCCCGCGGACCCTGACCGCGCCGGCGGTGATCCTCGCGGAGCTGCGGCGGATACGCGAGGCGGGCTGGGCCGGCGAGCACGGCGAACGGCGCCTGCAGGAGGCGGGGATCGCGGCGCCGCTGCGCGGTGCTGGCGGGCTGGTCGTCGGCGCGCTCGGCATCTCCGGACCGGCCGAGCGGCTCTGCGAGCCCTCCGGCACGCCGCGCCAGGACCTGGTGGGACTGGTGCTCGGCACGGCCCGGTCGGTCTCGCGGGATCTGAGCGCGTCCCGCAGGTGA